One window of uncultured Desulfovibrio sp. genomic DNA carries:
- a CDS encoding phenylacetate--CoA ligase family protein, with protein MLFNIKQETLPREEMEALQLRRLRDLCNRVYANVPFYRKRFDEAGITPADIKSLADLKLLPFTEKQDLRNHYPYGLFAVPKDHIVRLHASSGTTGKSVVVGYTQRDLETWAELMARSLAAAGVVRSDVVHVAYGYGLFTGGLGAHYGAERLGATVVPASGGATRRQAGLLRDFGATVLCATPSYGLHLWEASMEVGVNFRDLPLRVGVFGAEPWSEAMRRDIEDKMDISAMNIYGLSEIMGPGVAMECEEAKCGMHLWEDHILPEIIDPVTGDQLPPGEVGELVLTTLTKEGIPMLRYRTRDLTSLDYTPCRCGRTHVRISRLQGRSDDMLIIRGVNVFPQQIEGILMESEGLSPNYQIIVDRVHNLDTLEVRVEMNENLFADEIRKLQMLEGRLQKTIKEYLGVSAKVRLMEPRSIERSEGKAKRIVDNRKD; from the coding sequence GTGCTTTTCAACATCAAACAGGAAACTCTGCCACGCGAAGAAATGGAGGCGCTGCAACTGCGCCGCCTGCGTGATTTGTGCAACCGCGTCTACGCCAACGTGCCCTTTTATCGCAAACGTTTTGACGAGGCGGGCATTACCCCTGCCGACATCAAGTCGCTGGCGGATCTTAAACTGCTGCCCTTTACGGAAAAGCAGGATCTGCGCAACCACTATCCTTATGGCCTTTTTGCGGTTCCCAAGGATCACATCGTACGTCTGCACGCCTCCAGCGGCACCACGGGCAAATCTGTTGTGGTGGGCTATACCCAGCGCGACCTCGAAACCTGGGCGGAACTGATGGCCCGCAGTTTGGCAGCCGCAGGCGTGGTGCGCTCGGACGTGGTGCATGTGGCCTATGGTTACGGCCTCTTTACCGGCGGGCTGGGCGCGCACTATGGCGCGGAGCGCCTTGGCGCAACCGTTGTGCCCGCTTCTGGCGGCGCGACCCGGCGTCAGGCCGGTTTGCTGCGCGATTTTGGCGCAACAGTGCTCTGCGCCACGCCGTCCTATGGTCTGCATCTGTGGGAAGCGTCCATGGAAGTAGGCGTTAATTTTCGCGATCTGCCCCTGCGCGTGGGCGTTTTCGGTGCCGAGCCGTGGTCTGAAGCCATGCGCCGCGACATTGAGGATAAAATGGACATCAGCGCCATGAACATTTACGGCCTGTCCGAAATCATGGGGCCCGGCGTTGCCATGGAATGCGAGGAAGCCAAGTGCGGCATGCATTTGTGGGAAGACCACATCCTGCCCGAAATCATTGACCCCGTTACGGGCGACCAGCTCCCCCCCGGCGAAGTGGGTGAACTGGTGCTGACCACGCTGACCAAGGAAGGCATCCCCATGTTGCGCTACCGCACGCGCGACCTCACCAGCCTTGATTACACCCCCTGCCGGTGCGGCCGCACCCACGTGCGCATTTCGCGCCTCCAGGGCCGCAGCGACGACATGCTCATTATCCGCGGCGTCAACGTGTTCCCGCAGCAGATTGAGGGCATCCTGATGGAAAGCGAGGGGCTTTCCCCCAACTACCAGATCATCGTGGACCGCGTGCACAACCTCGACACCCTCGAAGTGCGCGTTGAGATGAACGAGAACCTCTTTGCCGATGAAATCCGCAAGCTGCAAATGCTTGAAGGCCGCCTGCAAAAGACCATCAAGGAATACCTGGGCGTCTCCGCCAAGGTACGCCTGATGGAACCCCGCTCCATTGAGCGCTCCGAGGGCAAGGCCAAGCGCATTGTGGACAACCGCAAGGATTAG